Proteins encoded within one genomic window of Lampris incognitus isolate fLamInc1 chromosome 19, fLamInc1.hap2, whole genome shotgun sequence:
- the snx16 gene encoding sorting nexin-16 isoform X2, producing MASPFVPVPVPLDRALSGDSGKPRRPQRASSLGSVSSSSESSSTSKSTREDQWKGGGEEGIGSRQKSHCPERERRSQTPPPLRSPVTRAKVNGGLEPSVEYSSCPRSASDPAGSQQVEERPITPTVLGYEVMEERAKFTVYKVLVRGTQDESWVVFRRYTDFSRLNDKLKEMFPGFRLALPPKRWFKDNYDTDFLEERQLGLQAFLQNLVAHKDIANCLAVREFLCLDDPPGPFDSLEESRAFCETLEESNYRLQRELLEKQKEITSLRRKLEEREQAILLLERHINGECISPESPCGLSGQGSESSADGYVESSIVEADQDMPEENGATPI from the exons ATGGCATCACCCTTTGTGCCTGTCCCTGTGCCTTTGGACAGAGCTTTGTCTGGGGACAGTGGCAAACCACGACGACCCCAGCGAGCATCATCGCTTGGAAGTGTTTCCAGCAGTTCGGAGTCCTCTTCTACCAGCAAGAGTACTAGAGAGGACCAATggaaaggaggtggagaagagggAATAGGTTCTCGGCAAAAGTCCCACTGCccggagagagaaagaaggagccaGACCCCACCACCCCTCCGGAGCCCTGTGACACGGGCCAAGGTGAATGGAGGTCTTGAGCCTTCAGTGGAATATTCCAGTTGCCCCCGATCAGCATCAGACCCTGCAGGAAGCcaacaggttgaggagagaccCATCACCCCCACCGTGTTAGGCTACGAGGTCATGGAAGAGAGGGCCAAGTTCACG gtgtataaggtcCTGGTCAGGGGGACTCAAGACGAAAGCTGGGTTGTCTTCAGAAGGTACACGGACTTCTCCAGACTCAATGACAAG CTGAAGGAGATGTTTCCAGGATTCCGCCTCGCGCTGCCTCCTAAGCGATGGTTCAAAGACAATTACGACACTGACTTCCTGGAAGAGAGACAGCTAGGCCTGCAAGCTTTCCTGCAAAACTTGGTTGCACACAAGGATATCGCCAACTG TCTGGCAGTGCGAGAATTTCTATGTCTGGATGATCCGCCTGGCCCCTTTGACAGTCTGGAGGAGAGCCGG GCGTTCTGTGAGACACTGGAGGAGAGCAACTACCGTCTGCAGAGGGAACTGCTGGAGAAGCAAAAGGAGATTACATCCCTGAGGAGGAAACTGGAGGAGAGGGAACAAGCCATCCTGCTGTTGGAGAGACACATCAA TGGAGAGTGTATAAGCCCAGAGTCACCATGTGGTCTGTCAGGCCAGGGCAGTGAGAGCAGCGCAGACGGGTATGTGGAGTCATCCATTGTGGAGGCAGACCAGGACATGCCTGAGGAAAACGG TGCCACGCCAATCTGA
- the snx16 gene encoding sorting nexin-16 isoform X1 has translation MASPFVPVPVPLDRALSGDSGKPRRPQRASSLGSVSSSSESSSTSKSTREDQWKGGGEEGIGSRQKSHCPERERRSQTPPPLRSPVTRAKVNGGLEPSVEYSSCPRSASDPAGSQQVEERPITPTVLGYEVMEERAKFTVYKVLVRGTQDESWVVFRRYTDFSRLNDKLKEMFPGFRLALPPKRWFKDNYDTDFLEERQLGLQAFLQNLVAHKDIANCLAVREFLCLDDPPGPFDSLEESRAFCETLEESNYRLQRELLEKQKEITSLRRKLEEREQAILLLERHINGECISPESPCGLSGQGSESSADGYVESSIVEADQDMPEENGGRCGVQPVRSSACWCGPVLSSSPPVIQVTQLHH, from the exons ATGGCATCACCCTTTGTGCCTGTCCCTGTGCCTTTGGACAGAGCTTTGTCTGGGGACAGTGGCAAACCACGACGACCCCAGCGAGCATCATCGCTTGGAAGTGTTTCCAGCAGTTCGGAGTCCTCTTCTACCAGCAAGAGTACTAGAGAGGACCAATggaaaggaggtggagaagagggAATAGGTTCTCGGCAAAAGTCCCACTGCccggagagagaaagaaggagccaGACCCCACCACCCCTCCGGAGCCCTGTGACACGGGCCAAGGTGAATGGAGGTCTTGAGCCTTCAGTGGAATATTCCAGTTGCCCCCGATCAGCATCAGACCCTGCAGGAAGCcaacaggttgaggagagaccCATCACCCCCACCGTGTTAGGCTACGAGGTCATGGAAGAGAGGGCCAAGTTCACG gtgtataaggtcCTGGTCAGGGGGACTCAAGACGAAAGCTGGGTTGTCTTCAGAAGGTACACGGACTTCTCCAGACTCAATGACAAG CTGAAGGAGATGTTTCCAGGATTCCGCCTCGCGCTGCCTCCTAAGCGATGGTTCAAAGACAATTACGACACTGACTTCCTGGAAGAGAGACAGCTAGGCCTGCAAGCTTTCCTGCAAAACTTGGTTGCACACAAGGATATCGCCAACTG TCTGGCAGTGCGAGAATTTCTATGTCTGGATGATCCGCCTGGCCCCTTTGACAGTCTGGAGGAGAGCCGG GCGTTCTGTGAGACACTGGAGGAGAGCAACTACCGTCTGCAGAGGGAACTGCTGGAGAAGCAAAAGGAGATTACATCCCTGAGGAGGAAACTGGAGGAGAGGGAACAAGCCATCCTGCTGTTGGAGAGACACATCAA TGGAGAGTGTATAAGCCCAGAGTCACCATGTGGTCTGTCAGGCCAGGGCAGTGAGAGCAGCGCAGACGGGTATGTGGAGTCATCCATTGTGGAGGCAGACCAGGACATGCCTGAGGAAAACGG TGGTAGGTGCGGGGTCCAGCCAGTGCGCTCCTCAGCCTGTTGGTGTGGGCCAGTGCTCAGCAGCTCTCCTCCAGTCATCCAGGTCACCCAGCTTCACCACTGA